The sequence TAAAGACTCCATACATGTATGAAAATACTTTGTTTACATGTGAAACTTTTCGCAAAGCTGCTAATAAGcgaggataaaggggagagcttcctggggtccagccaaacgCGACATGGAGGGTTCATGGAGGTTAGAAAAATCATGATCCACTTTAATGTTGTGCTGTGATAATTAAGATGTATATTTTAACAGAATAATAACCAGTGAACCAGCGGtgaatttgtttatttatatagccttttttttttttaattcaaacccCTTTCCTTATAACAGAATGACTATTTTATTGGTGATGTCAACAGTGTGGataatgttagacttcatagctaagccatgaccTGCACAATCGCAAGGATGCCaaagaataaaggaaaaaagaccacaaataGTGagataagtggtaaaaatggtctaaaaagtggaaaaaataggcaatTCGATGTAGAGAGGGGTTAAATATTTGGGTGAAATAGtcaaaaaagaggtaaaatagttgtaaaaaaaagttgtaagttgttaaaaaaaagggcaataGCTgtgaaaatgagcagaaatgggcaaatatTGCCATAAACAGCAAAAGTTACAAAAcctagcaaaaaaaaaacaggaaacatctagcggttaaaagtagtaaaaagtaAATTTTCAGAGTTGCAAACActggcaaaaaagagcaaaaataggGGACaggtggcagaaaagtggcaaagagatgtgtgaaaatgagtgaaaggatgcaaaaaaggtaaaagtggcaaaaagcaaaaaaagtggggtaagtggcaaaaaagtagcagaaatgggcaaaaaatgcagAGAGGAGTggcaaaagggaaaaaagttacaaaagtagaaaaaactgGCAATATAAAGGGCAAATATTTTCAGAGTGGCAAACActggcaaaaaagagcaaaagaaaaGTGGGGTAAGTGGCAATTATGGGCaaataaagtggcagaaatgggcatgaAGTGGCAAATTaagcaaaagtggaaaaaatgggcaaaaagatgcagagaGGAGTGGAATAATGGGCGAAATGGcaagaaaaagcagcaaaatgggcaaaagatgCAGAGAAGTagagcataaatgggcaaaatggcaaaaaagtagcaaaatgggcaaaaagatgcagagaggagtggcaaaaatgggtaaaaagttgcaaaaattagtaaaagttgcaaaaaaaaaaaaaaaaaaaggaaacagctggcaaaaacagggcaaacatttccaaagagtggcaaaaacttgcaaaacatgGCAAGAACTGCCAAAACGGGTTAAAAtcatgttgcaaaaattgataaaaagagaggagaagtgtcagcactcaaaaatgtcctttttggtAGTTTTATTCAAGGCAGCAAGGCACAATGGACGCGTTTCGACTTAGTCTTCCTCAGCGTTGTGAAACAATACACGGAAGAGCGCCTTAAATACAGGAAGTGTTCAGGtacagctttcaaaataaaatacaatgaaataattaaaattattaaattaataGGTTTCCTGGTAGGGGCTCTAACATGTACAGTGTTTAATACTTTGTCAGTATGACTGGAGAGTCATGTCCAGGGTCAGCTGAATTTTTGTAGTTACACATTTTTTGTACTATTTGGATATTGGTATTTGTTGTATTGTCACTGCaatgcattttttacatttatatttacattGATCTTTGTACAAGGTATTGTTACACGTTAGAGCCCCTACCAGGAAACCTATTAAatttatttcattgtattttattttgaaagctgtaCCTGAACACTTCCTGTATTTAAGGCGCTCCTCCGTGTATTGTTTCACAACACTGAGGAAGACTAAGTCGAAATGCGTCCGTTGTGCCTTGTTGCCTTGAATAAAACTaccaaaaaggacattttgagtgctgacacttCTCCTTTCTTAGTAAGTCTTTTTCGTCCGGCaccttaaaaaaaggtttttgtttGGAGGGTGGTCCTTCCTGTGCTTTTtctaaaaattgataaaaatccATAAAAGATTACAAAAAAGTGCACGAGTAGCTGAATAATGTGTCCTCCACTGAGGTGGAGTTTAAGAGCTCATAAACAGACtgagatgatgatgattgtgtgtgtgatagaatgttgggactatcttagtgagatcaaagcaGATAACTGacatgattggtccatcctctacctgtttcctattggttggttcatAAAAAGTCTAGAAATGCAAGAAGAAATACATTCAGAGGTGCAGAGAAAATCTTAGCCTGCACTGTGGAAAATCTGAGTCAGTTTGACAGACAACCTGGATGAGAGGAGAAAAGTTGAGTTTtgtaacaataatgactccatataTCCATCTTTATAAATCATGATTCAAAGCTGCTCGGTCTCCTCCTTCACTCCTGGGTGTATTTCCACAACATCCCtccatctttgattttttttaaagatcgtTCTTCTTATTCTCCATCCTTCATTCACCCTCAGTTGTCCAATGGTTACGACCATCACGCTGCCCTCTGTCTGCATGGAATGGTACTGCAGGCCCAGGACACCCACCTCCACCCCCCatacttcacctcctcctcctcctcttcctcccccaTCTCCTCGCCCTCCTATTCGTCCGTGTCTCCCACCTGGCCGTGGTGTCGTTCAGGCTCCGGCCAATCAGGAGAGCTGATCCTGTCGTCCCGCGTCCCATCCTGGAAGGTTTGATCCTCACCTTCCTCTCCTTCACTCATCCTATCTAtcttttcagtgtttctttgtttttgtccttttagctcattcttttgtttcctgaacaaaagaaataactGAAGTCCAATTTTGTCCAAATCaggttaaaacagaaaataaaagttttttaatTTCTCCTGCTCTAAGATTTTAACTGCTGATTTATTCATGGTCATGTGTGCATCCATGTAGGACTGGGCCAAACCAGGACCATACGAACAGGGAATGGTCAATACGCTGAAGAGAAGCAAAGACCGCAGAGAGACTACAGATCCCATCAGTCACCAGGGCTCTGACATCACCACACCTGCAGAAGAACCAGCAGGTGTCAAAGGAAGCCCCTCAGGGACGTCAGCCAAGGTCAGATGGAGTTTTTATGCTAACTATAATAAATCTGAGCTCAGACGTTTACATTTCTGACCAACCACGTGACCCAGCAGGAGGACCGCGAGGCCCACGAGGAGCTGGCCCGAGCATTGGCCAGGGGCCTCAGGTTGGACATCCACGGCTCCAGCAGAGACTCTCTGCAGGGTTCGAGTGGCTACAGCAGTCAGACCAACACGCCATGCTGCTCAGAGGACGCCATCCCCTCACAAGGTAAAACACCAGGGTCGCCATGATCTCAGAACTAAATGCTCTgatatgattctagtaaaaatgaAAGATTCCCACAAGTGTTTGATATCaaaggaacaaaaacagaagtcttaGGCCACATACACATGACACTTTTAGCTGGAAATGTTAACCATTTGTTGtttattggctgtttttttttttttttacacaaaaatgccATTTTGGATGCCTGGGGATGGGGTAAAAGGTAGCTCCATCCCCTTTTCCTAAAGTTGCTAATTTTAGTCTACCATTGGcaagaaaagagagggaaaagacccaaaaatccacagcttcaccaacattccatcatgcctttaaagatgatgtcatcctttgaaatttataaaacattccattcttacctttaaagatgatgtaatcTTCGAAgcccataaaacattccattcttgcctttgaaaatgacgTCATAATTCAAAGTTTTTGAAGCGTGCCTTTCTGGGCATTGATAATATTATTAAaagtctatgaaacattcctaccttgcctttgaagatgaaatTACCCTCAAAAGttgatcaaacattccatcctagcctcTGAAGttgatgtcattctttgaagtttttaaaaacattctatCCGTATCACCTATTATATAAATCTTTACAGTTTATGAAATGTTCCATACTTgtcttttaaagatgatgtcatcattaaagtttttaaaacatttcttcctTGCCATTGATGATTTCATCCTCCgaattttataaaacattctatcactgccattgaagatgatgtcatttttttatgttgctaaaacattccatccttacctttaaGGATGACATAATCCTTAGAAGCctataaaaaacattccatcttagccttttgaagatgacatcattattTGAAGTTTATGAAAGCTTGAAGTTAACTTCAAAGAATGAATGCATTCATGCCTTTGATGATTGTGTCGTCATTAAacgttaataaaacattccatttcctgttttgaaGATTCCATCCTTTAAACTTAATCAAACATTCCAcactttgcctttgaagatgaagtCATTCCTTAGAGTttataaagcattccatccttgcctttagcATACACTCCACCTCATCATCCGTCCATGCTAACGTTGTTCtgttggccttttttttttcttttttttttccactgctcTCCAGAACAGGATGTGAGCATGTACATGTTTTCACAGTGCCACCTCCTGTCCTGGCATGGatactacagtgtttttagTTGTTATTGTAGATGGTTATTAAAACGTCTGAATAAGGaactcttttaaaaacagaaacagttcCAATGTCCGTGGCTCTCTCTCCGTGTAATCCATCAACCATTCTGTGCTCTAAACgtgtttcttcttctgcagtATTGGACTGTGATTATTACTCTGTGGGGGCGGATCCGGATGGCGAGCAGCAGCAGTCGTCAGACTTCGATAAATCCTCCACTATCCCTAGAAACAGCGACATCACTCAGTCCTACCGCCGCATGTTCCAGTCCAAACGCCCTGCCTCCACCGCCGGGCTGCCCTCCAACCCGTCTGCTGTCATCACCCCTGGAGTCGCCACCATCAGAAGGACACCGTCCTCCAAACCCAACCTGCGACGGCCCTCTGGGGGCCTCAACCTGGGCCCCATCCCCATCAAACCCCCCATGATCCCGGTGAAGACTCCGACCGTGCCTGAACATCCGGGTTTCCCCAGCAGGTCGGCATCAGAGGACGGGAATACGCCGCAAACGCCGCTCAGTCCAACAACGCCTCTGACACCAGGATGCAGTGGGTCGCCAAAAACTGGCGCCTGGCAGCATGCAGGGGAGGGGTCAGATCCTCCAACGCCACCGCCACAGCCCAGCGGCCGGGTGGAGTGGGACCGCGGGTATCTGCCTGAGCTCCTCGAGGAGACGGAGTACGGCGAGGTGGAGGACTATCTGGTGGCTATTCGACGAGGCGTCAGGCTCAAGAAAACGACCACCAACGACCGCTCAGCACCAATTATTCACTGAGAGCGCCAAGGTTTGACTCAGTTTAGTCTCCTTTCTTTAACGGAACTCATGACGGTCTGAAAGAAGGACACAAAGGTTGGTGAGAGGTCAACACAAACAAACGAGGGTTAATggacaggaggagaggaaaaggtTGCCCAGAGTCTCTGTTcaaggagcattttagaaatATCCTTGAAAGAATATTGATGTATGTAGACGATTCACTGAGTTCATTCAGATTgccaaattttgatttaaagagttaaaacacTTCAGCACCTTTGGCCAAAGACAAACTGGCGAAATAAAACAACTAGAAACCTCCTCTCTAGGTGGTTTCTAGAGGACTTCACAGAGAGTCATGAATGAACAAAAACCCCTGACACTGCTAGGACTCTTCATCTAAAGATAGTGGGTAAATGTTAGCAGGGTCTTGGTCAGATATGGACAGAATCTTATTGGTTTTGGTTCTCTCCAATGACTTAGTGGTATAACACTGAAAATCTTGAGTCAAAGACTTTCTGACCCACTTCCTTTCTTTGCCCTGTATCTGAAGCACTTCTCCCTTCAGAACTCACAAGAACCTGCAGGTTTCGATTTAATCCACTGATAATGCACTTCCTGTGAAGTTTCCTCTCCCTAACCCCACAGAAAACAGAGATGCTGATCCAGAATCATCTCTCCTGGGCAGCCTTAAGTACGGAGGACGAAAGGGGTTTAAGGACATCCTTGTCCAAGCTGAGGAAGTTTTACAAGTCATTTGTACGGAATCCCCAAAGGGACAAGGACCAAAAAAAGTTTCTAATGCACATCAGAAACTAGCCAAGCGTCAGGGGGAGGttatatacaatacaatacaatacaagaactttattatGTGTATATGTGCTCACAGGAAAGTTTAAATGCGCTCATGAAACTTTCTTTTGTTACCAAGATGGTTTTCCAAACTTCTGAGACAGCTTTTCGGTACTCCCAAAAGTTTCACAGACCCATCAGGTCAACGTTTTATCAAAAAGTTTGATATGCATTTGAGACTGTTCAAGCCATGATgtacacaaacatcaggatacctgaaaagacaaaaaggggGGGAAATAGACATAAAGTTAGTGAAacgttgcaaaaattggttaaagtggaaaagagaagaggcaaaaggtggtaaaaaaaattggttaaaactggcaaaaaaagagcagaaataggtttaagtgacaaaaagtattggcaaaaatgtcaaaaagctgcaaagaatgaaaacaaagcgACAAAAAAGTGGTTAGAAAATAGAGTTAAAACTTGCGAAAAAGTAGGTTTAAGTGGTAAATTCGTCAAGtagttttttaaacaaactgtataaagtgggttgaaagtggcaacaataatTGGCAACATGGGCCACAagtgagtggcaaaaatggttaaaaagaaaacaagaagagTGGCTTAAATTTtcataaagtggcaagaaatgggtgaaatatagcaaaaagcaacaaaaattgatTAAGAGTGCCCAAaggaattggcaaaaaaatgagaccttaagtggtaaaaatagttgaaaagaggaaaaaagtggtagaaatttttcaaaaagtggctaaaaagggtgaaaacagcaaaaagaggttaattgtggcaacaaaaaaaaaagagttggcaaaatggctaaaaagtggcaaaaatgagcagtgttaattttgtcgactaagaCTATTCCTCAGCAGCCTTTTTGTCCATGAGaaagacaagactaagactagccaaagatACAGCTTtgctgactaaaactgactaaaatgtactttagtttttgtcagaattaatgatatttttccactgtgggtaaatctttcATAGTAAAATGCATCTGTATGTATTCtatctctcagctgtagaaagcagggaccccaggtttagcagagtgcagagaacacagtaccatgatttggtaccagatttaggtaagaaaataaatgcttggactaaaagtaaagactaaaatgtgaggactttttatggactaaaactagactaaaactataaaaggtagaaatgactaaaatgggactgaAACTAAAAGATGTGATCAAAAAATcaagactaaatttaaaaacagctgtcagaattaactggtgaaaaataataaaaaactggAAGAAATTAGTCAATAATGGGGAACAAACAGtaacaagcagcaaaaaaagccacaagtggcaaaacatggacagaaaaaggacaaaaatggtcaaaagaggcaaaaagaaggaGCCAAAATGGATGGAATGGTGAAACACAGGATAAATAATTCCAATAACAGTGATGGTAGAAAACCATGAAGCTCATCCTGTGAGACAGAACATACAAACTACAGGACACTCTCTGGTGTTTTAGCAGCACACTGGAAACTCTTTCTTCCTGTCCTTGTCCCCTTCAGGCCTCCGTACATTCTTGTAGCAGAATTTAACataataaaatgttaatgtgtTTAGTGTTGGGAGTATGTGACAGCACATGATGTGGGAAAAAACTGATATGAGGATGAAGCGGAAGGAGTGATGGAGTATTTTCAACAGATCAAATCATTATTTATATGTACATATTCATATGTTGGTGTTTAGTCATTTGCTCCTCTTACAGCCCCTTTAATCTCCCTTTTacattaaatgtgccaaaagCCTTTGTGCTGACTCTATCTAAATAAACGGAGATGATTTTCTAGAAAAAGTGTAGTTTCTACTGAAACTATAATGGTTTATGTAGATTAGCATATAAAGGTTGTAATTAAAACACACAGTAGGTTAACCTGCACCTTTTAAAGGGTGCTCcaatataaaccaatatttcAGCCTTTAAATAACATGGATAAATATATTTACACCAGTGGTTCATGTCCTCAGTAGGCTACCGTAGATGGTGATGTAAGCCATCTGAAAGtctatgaatgaacaaataTATTACACAGTACTATAGAAAGAtttaacctgtgactttgttggCCTTAAAGTTTACCAACTGGCTGTTCAGTGTTCAACATGCTGCTAAAATACCATCTATGTAGCAAACATGCTAACGTCTGTGGTGCTACTAGAGGAAGTCCTGTGTTGATAATTAGCCGTAGTGATTGGAGTAATGTGGATTTACTGATCTGTAGTGTTGCTGAGTGAGCTCCACATAACCAAGAGTGTCAAAGTTAAACTAAATGAGAACTGAATGTAGCTTCAGTCCTACAGTTTAAGCTAACTAGCCATCGAAATCGCCACTTTTACAGAGTCTGGCTGGTCACCAACCGAGCGGCCATGATGGAGGTTTTTAGCTCTAAAGTGAATAAAGCTGAAATTCAAAGCCGGCaggtttttaatttgaaattttaaaacaagagacaAACTGTCTCCTCTTTGgtatttaaaaaggaaaacaaaacatggaaaaccgtgtattttctggcagttttatttcctgtttgaaaccaaCCTCAGGAATCCAgagaaactcttgtttttcaggtttttttgttgtttagggcgataaaaaggacaaaaatgaaaactgtgcatggaaaattgatttttctggttttatttgttCCATGCATTTGGCTATAATTTGAATcttaaaaaatcaacattttggtTCCCATAAATTTATTacaaaaattctattttttgttgttaatttatgacttttaaaattgaaattaaaaatgctcCCTCTCAAAATTAACttccttttaatttcataaatgtataaaattgCCCCGGTATGCTGTTGTACATTCTGGTGCcactaaaaggaaaaaaagaggatctgTGCATTTCTGAGGAActtcaaaattttcaagtttaaaaagtcataaattgacattaaaaaaaacaagtttaaaaggttttattatgtttttaaactaaattgatttaatttttaaaaatttttaaaattttgataacaaaaacaaagtattttagaaattataaatcaaaattaCCCATTACATGGAAGAAAATTAACCTAGATTAAgctgtttttcttcactttaCTGAGAGTGATCATTAAGGAAATACTTCTGGTTTTAGCCTAGGAgacacatttctgttttctgttggtttttatttacatctctATGATGTTCTgaatttaaaactgtaaaaaagttaaatttttgagtttACTAAGTCAAAATTCACAACTTTTCAAACTCATATTTTTCTCCTACATTTACAGTTGTTTAGGCTCAAAAATTCCAAGTTTAGTTTCTTGTAAAATTACGACTATAATCTCAAGAGTTTAAGTTTTTTTGATGATTTCCTCTTTTCTTACAGTGGCCCTCATACGTCATACTTCTTTGATAAACTACAGCAGTGAGCTAAACCTCCATTATGGTGCTAATAAACGTTTCACTCATTAATAACTAGGGCTGTCATAATAGTAGAATTAAAACCGTCTTACAGCTCTGGTTAAACTTGCGGTATCAGTACTGACGCCCCACACACCCTCAGTACTGGCTCATCTCTGGTTTTCAAAAACTCCTCCACTCCGTctaattgtacaaaaacatcgGCAGCGTTCATATCTGCTATCAGAAATATTACCAACTTTAGAGATGACAGTGAATCCTTTATTATCTGCTGTTAAACACGTTAAAACCAGTCAACCCTGCTGTGCAATAATATTCACGTGACACTATATAAACATGTGATAGGCTAATGTCAGATAGCCCAACATGCTAATTAACGTTTGGTGGTAAATTAGCTGAACAAGCTGACATAGACTCCcctgtttttaatgacattatttatgtatttattctttttatttcacCATTGATTGTGTTTCCCTCCACATTTCTACACCGTCCTGTATGAAACATGAACAGATCTATTTAAATATgcatgttgtttgttttttagttggACTGAAGGTTTAATAGTCAGCTTTTTTCTACTGAACTCCTGTTTTAACTGGTCTGCCTCTCAGAGACCAGGATGTAGACGCTGCTCGTCATCTTTAGTAATGTTTCAGGTTTAATGTGACAGCAGTTTGACGCCGTGTTTGACTGAAgcctgtttgatatttatgttcATACTATCAGTTTTATATTAAGATTAATTCTGTCTGTTTTATATTCATGTTAATTCTATCAGTTTTATATCACAGTTATTTGTCTCTTGTATATAAATGTTGCTTCTTCTGATCAGGTTTAGAAACGTGAAGCTGATGCGTTGGAGAGCGAATGAAGCTGAATGTTGGAGCCTGTGACGACTCGGTAAATGTCTGTTTGAGGCTGAAAAACACACACCCAGGACTACAATAACTAAGAAATACATCAATAATCAGAGGTAATTCTCTAAAACATTGAATAAAATCCTCAAACGAGCTCCAAAGTCAATCCTAACTTTGTCCTCGGTGTGTGTTGAAGCTGTTCTGTCTCTGAGCTGTAACGGATGTCTGTGTCTCCTTCCTTTTaataatttgcctttttataGCAATCTGCCAAATTTTTCACAGTAAATGCTGTCATGGATATtctaaatttcttttttatgtaTTACATTTCACTGAGGTGTTAAACTTCTGAATTAGTGCCAATAAAGCATTTCAAAGATAAATTGTTGTAGTTGGAGGTGAACGTTTCTACTTCGTCTACActtgtgacattttttaatcCCTGGATTAAATGTAATAACAGTTAATATCCGACAAAGTTGACAACTCCTGACAGAGTTGACCAACATCTGATAAAGTTGACAAAAATCTGATaaagttgacaaacatctgacagagttgaccaacatctgacagagttgacaaaaatctgatagagttgacaaacatctgacagagttagctcgtcgaaaaaaaaaaataaagttttagaCTTATTTTCAACCTGAATTCACCTGATTTATTTGATTAAGGTGCATATAAGTtgtgaacttttattttgaaaagctgaaAATGTCTATAATTAATActctttaataaaaacaatgacaaataGCTTCAGGCTGCAGAATCACCTGCAGAGGTAAACACTCCtctctttatttaaaattaatatttacaTTCAACCCTCTGGTTTATACAACAGGCATGTTTCAGTGCTGCTCACATGTCCACTAGTTGGCAACACAACACAGCATTCATTATAGTGATATATTATTAAAGAGATGACAGTTTATTCTGGCCCTTCCATCctcctacatttttttttcaactcagAGAATTAAATTATtgattaaatcaataaaattaaaaaccctTCATCctcagagaaaacacacaaacatgatttAAACATGAGATGGTACAAAGTCACACATGTAAAGATTACCACGGTAACAAGCAGCAGCCAGAATACCATTATTACTACATAAATATTACATACGAACTTTTACTCCATAATTCAGCAGCTGGTGATTTATTGCTTCTTACTCTGTTTTTCAGATTCCCTCCAATAAAACTATATATCTACAGCAGAGTCCAAACACTTATTTAAATAtgattcaaacatttctgtcaacaGTGTGCTCAATTTAATCGTTTTATTTCTGCCTTTCCTAATCCCTTTAGATTCAGGGATGAGGA comes from Cheilinus undulatus linkage group 16, ASM1832078v1, whole genome shotgun sequence and encodes:
- the LOC121523354 gene encoding protein MTSS 1-like, with translation METVMERECSALGGLFQTVIGDMKGGYPVWDDFISKASKLQSQLRTTVVAVAAFLDAFQKVADLATNSRGGTRDIGSALTRMCMRHRSIEAKLRQFSMVFLDCLINPLQEQMEEWKRVANTLDKDHAKEYKKARQEIKKRSSDTLKLQKKAKKADVFGRGDLQPQLDSAMQDVSDKYLLLEETEKQAVRKALVEERSRFCCFVSMLRPVVEEEMSMLGEITHLQTLTDDLKTLTMDPHKLPASSEQVIVDLKGSECTWSYQTPPSSPSTTVSRKSSMCSSLNSVNSSDSRSSGSHCHSPTSHFRYRASSSSSSSVLPQQTPARLSSVSSHDSGFISQDAFQSKSPSPMPPETSQLSNGYDHHAALCLHGMVLQAQDTHLHPPYFTSSSSSSSPISSPSYSSVSPTWPWCRSGSGQSGELILSSRVPSWKDWAKPGPYEQGMVNTLKRSKDRRETTDPISHQGSDITTPAEEPAGVKGSPSGTSAKEDREAHEELARALARGLRLDIHGSSRDSLQGSSGYSSQTNTPCCSEDAIPSQVLDCDYYSVGADPDGEQQQSSDFDKSSTIPRNSDITQSYRRMFQSKRPASTAGLPSNPSAVITPGVATIRRTPSSKPNLRRPSGGLNLGPIPIKPPMIPVKTPTVPEHPGFPSRSASEDGNTPQTPLSPTTPLTPGCSGSPKTGAWQHAGEGSDPPTPPPQPSGRVEWDRGYLPELLEETEYGEVEDYLVAIRRGVRLKKTTTNDRSAPIIH